From Amycolatopsis sp. cg9, one genomic window encodes:
- a CDS encoding asparaginase, translating to MPLIAVATLGGTISMAPAPGSGAVPRFGAAELLGALGDLPMDVLAETLAGIGSASMDFATLLRCRDWGLRQDADGFVVVQGTDTLEETAYFLDLCWPSEIPVVVTGAMRHAGLLSPDGPANLRNALTVAADPRSRGRGALVTLNDDVHAARWVRKAHSSHLEAFTSAPAGPLGMVVEHAVHYFHPSPPRPPVLGGEDFGGLVPVVEAGLDDSGAVLAHAATQPGVRGIVLAATGAGHVSSGTADVVARLLPSLPVVVASRTGAGPTLRSTYGFHGSESSLIAMGATTAGWLDARKSRILLHTLLASGADRARVEHEFRRRGDLD from the coding sequence ATGCCCTTGATCGCGGTCGCCACCCTCGGCGGAACCATCTCGATGGCCCCGGCTCCCGGGTCCGGCGCCGTCCCCCGGTTCGGTGCCGCCGAGCTGCTCGGCGCGCTCGGCGATCTGCCGATGGACGTCCTGGCGGAAACCCTCGCGGGGATCGGCAGCGCGTCGATGGACTTCGCGACGCTGCTGCGGTGCCGCGACTGGGGCCTGCGGCAGGACGCCGACGGGTTCGTCGTCGTGCAGGGCACCGACACCCTCGAGGAGACCGCGTACTTCCTCGACCTGTGCTGGCCGTCGGAGATCCCCGTGGTCGTCACCGGCGCGATGCGCCACGCGGGCCTGCTCAGCCCGGACGGCCCGGCGAACCTCCGGAACGCGCTGACCGTGGCGGCCGATCCCCGCAGCCGCGGCCGGGGCGCGCTGGTGACGCTGAACGACGACGTCCACGCGGCCCGGTGGGTGCGGAAAGCGCATTCGAGCCACCTGGAGGCGTTCACGTCGGCGCCCGCGGGACCGCTGGGCATGGTCGTGGAGCACGCGGTGCACTACTTCCACCCGTCGCCGCCGCGGCCGCCGGTGCTCGGCGGCGAGGACTTCGGCGGGCTGGTCCCGGTGGTCGAAGCGGGTCTCGACGACTCGGGCGCGGTGCTCGCGCACGCGGCCACACAGCCGGGTGTGCGCGGGATCGTGCTGGCGGCGACGGGCGCGGGCCACGTCTCGTCCGGCACGGCCGACGTGGTGGCCCGGCTGCTGCCTTCGCTGCCGGTGGTCGTCGCTTCGCGGACCGGCGCGGGCCCGACGCTGCGGTCGACGTACGGCTTCCACGGATCGGAGTCGAGCCTGATCGCGATGGGCGCGACGACGGCGGGCTGGCTGGACGCGCGGAAGTCCCGGATCCTCCTGCACACGCTGCTGGCTTCCGGCGCCGACCGCGCCCGCGTCGAGCACGAATTCCGCCGCCGCGGCGACCTGGACTGA
- a CDS encoding cysteine dioxygenase family protein: protein MFAVPDNTLLRPENPALRHPVRVALEVAADRDRWKHLLRYDPEERFAALVEKDERQEVWLMSWLPGQHTDLHDHAFASGAFTVVSGHLTEAVARRAPGGRAVTELHALAAGQSRVFGPGYVHEVRNDGPDPAVSVHVYRDAGRAMRPYHLDPLGGPVLD, encoded by the coding sequence ATGTTCGCCGTTCCGGACAACACCCTGCTGCGTCCCGAAAACCCCGCGCTGCGCCACCCGGTGCGCGTCGCGCTGGAGGTCGCCGCCGACCGCGACCGCTGGAAGCACCTGCTGCGCTACGACCCCGAAGAGCGTTTCGCGGCGCTCGTCGAGAAGGACGAGCGCCAGGAGGTGTGGCTGATGAGCTGGCTGCCCGGCCAGCACACCGACCTGCACGACCACGCGTTCGCCAGCGGTGCGTTCACCGTGGTCAGCGGGCACCTGACGGAGGCGGTGGCGCGCCGGGCCCCGGGCGGCCGCGCGGTCACCGAGCTGCACGCCCTCGCGGCGGGGCAGTCGCGGGTGTTCGGCCCGGGGTACGTGCACGAGGTGCGCAACGACGGCCCGGACCCGGCGGTCTCGGTCCACGTCTACCGCGACGCGGGCCGCGCGATGCGCCCCTACCACCTCGACCCGCTGGGCGGCCCGGTCCTGGACTGA
- the cofC gene encoding 2-phospho-L-lactate guanylyltransferase, producing the protein MDVDLVVPMKHPRDGKSRLRGAVEPDQHPALVLALAADTLAAVVSAGRVRRVLLVAADPRAVAELAELGVEIIPEPPLGGLNEAFRHGEARLRADDPAAVVGALQADLPALRAVDLTAAIAEAAGQRAFVADRQGTGTTLLLSAPGAALDPRFGLGSAAAHRRSGAVPLRAPLATLRSDVDTADDLAHVRALGVGKHTAEACAVPR; encoded by the coding sequence GTGGACGTAGACCTGGTCGTGCCGATGAAACACCCCCGCGACGGCAAGTCGCGGCTGCGTGGCGCGGTCGAACCGGACCAGCACCCCGCCCTGGTCCTGGCCCTCGCCGCCGACACGCTCGCCGCCGTCGTCTCGGCCGGGCGGGTCCGGCGCGTCCTCCTGGTCGCCGCCGACCCCCGCGCCGTCGCCGAACTGGCGGAGCTCGGCGTCGAAATCATCCCCGAACCCCCGCTCGGAGGTCTCAACGAAGCTTTCCGGCACGGCGAAGCCCGGTTGCGCGCGGACGACCCCGCGGCCGTCGTGGGCGCCCTCCAAGCCGACCTGCCTGCCCTCCGCGCCGTCGACCTGACCGCGGCGATCGCGGAAGCGGCCGGGCAGCGCGCCTTCGTCGCCGACCGCCAAGGCACCGGCACCACCCTGCTGCTCTCCGCGCCGGGCGCGGCCCTCGACCCGCGGTTCGGGCTGGGTTCGGCGGCGGCGCACCGCCGCTCCGGGGCCGTCCCCCTGCGGGCGCCGCTCGCCACCCTCCGCAGCGACGTCGACACCGCGGACGATCTCGCCCACGTGCGCGCGCTGGGTGTCGGAAAACACACGGCGGAAGCCTGTGCGGTACCGCGCTGA
- a CDS encoding lysophospholipid acyltransferase family protein has translation MEEEIVARREKGGFWVGLAAVLFYPVTGIARRVYVGDEKVPRQGPALLVLNHISHLDPVVDAVFVHRAKRVPRFLGKESLTRTPIFGKIFVGSGQIPVSRGSAAAGDSLKAAHEALQAGKVVVIYPEGTITKDPAGWPKESFTGAARLAIQNDVPVIPIARWGTSQLFNGYTKKFTPFPRKTITHRVGDPLDLSAYREGSVRSASKLREVTKVMMDEVTRLLAEIRDEEPPSEEKPGDAV, from the coding sequence GTGGAGGAGGAGATCGTGGCCCGGCGTGAAAAGGGTGGCTTCTGGGTGGGGCTCGCCGCCGTACTGTTCTACCCGGTCACCGGGATCGCGCGGCGCGTCTACGTCGGGGACGAGAAGGTGCCGCGGCAGGGGCCCGCGCTGCTCGTGCTGAACCACATCTCGCACCTCGACCCGGTCGTCGACGCCGTCTTCGTGCACCGGGCGAAGCGGGTGCCGCGGTTCCTCGGCAAGGAGAGCCTGACCCGCACCCCGATCTTCGGGAAGATCTTCGTCGGCTCCGGGCAGATCCCGGTCTCGCGCGGGTCGGCCGCCGCCGGCGACAGCCTCAAGGCCGCGCACGAGGCGCTGCAGGCGGGCAAGGTCGTCGTGATCTACCCCGAGGGCACCATCACCAAGGACCCGGCCGGCTGGCCGAAGGAGTCCTTCACCGGCGCCGCGCGGCTCGCGATCCAGAACGACGTCCCCGTGATCCCCATCGCGCGCTGGGGCACCAGCCAGCTCTTCAACGGCTACACCAAGAAGTTCACGCCGTTCCCGCGCAAGACCATCACCCACCGCGTCGGCGACCCGCTCGACCTGTCGGCCTACCGCGAAGGCAGCGTCCGCAGCGCGTCGAAGCTGCGTGAGGTCACCAAGGTCATGATGGACGAGGTGACCCGGCTGCTCGCCGAGATCCGCGACGAAGAGCCGCCGTCGGAGGAGAAGCCGGGGGACGCCGTCTGA
- a CDS encoding NAD(P)H-dependent glycerol-3-phosphate dehydrogenase has protein sequence MRADVQRVTVLGAGSWGTAFAKVLGDAGRDVTMWARRDEVAEDVRERHANSAYLPGVALPENITATSDPAKALEGAEAVVLAVPSQSLRANLTSWRGLLPPDAILVSLAKGVELGTLKRMSEVIGEIVGIAATDVVVVTGPNLAKEIAAGQPSASVLACADHERAVAIQRACANSYFRPYTNTDVVGCELGGACKNVIALSTGMAAGLGLGTNTMATLITRGLAEMARLGAKLGADPLTFAGLAGVGDLVATCSSPLSRNRTFGERLGRGETLEQAQAAAGGQVAEGVMSCSSIRALAQSLGVDMPITDAMHRVCHEGVDPRRAGAELLGRSQKHEWS, from the coding sequence ATGCGCGCCGACGTGCAGCGGGTCACCGTGCTCGGGGCCGGGTCCTGGGGCACCGCTTTCGCGAAGGTCCTCGGGGACGCCGGCCGCGACGTCACGATGTGGGCGCGCCGGGACGAGGTCGCCGAGGACGTCCGCGAGCGGCACGCCAACAGCGCGTACCTGCCGGGTGTCGCCCTGCCGGAGAACATCACCGCCACCAGCGACCCGGCGAAGGCGCTCGAAGGCGCCGAAGCCGTCGTGCTCGCCGTGCCCAGCCAGAGCTTGCGCGCCAACCTGACGTCGTGGCGCGGTCTGCTGCCGCCCGACGCGATCCTCGTCAGCCTCGCGAAGGGCGTCGAACTCGGCACGCTCAAGCGGATGAGCGAGGTGATCGGTGAGATCGTCGGGATCGCCGCCACCGACGTCGTCGTCGTGACCGGGCCGAACCTGGCCAAGGAGATCGCCGCCGGCCAGCCGTCCGCCTCCGTGCTGGCCTGCGCCGACCACGAGCGCGCCGTCGCGATCCAGCGCGCCTGCGCCAACTCCTACTTCCGCCCGTACACCAACACCGACGTCGTCGGCTGCGAGCTGGGCGGCGCGTGCAAGAACGTGATCGCGCTCAGCACCGGGATGGCGGCCGGTCTCGGCCTGGGCACCAACACGATGGCGACGCTCATCACGCGCGGCCTCGCCGAGATGGCCCGGCTCGGCGCGAAGCTGGGCGCCGACCCGCTGACGTTCGCCGGGCTCGCCGGCGTCGGCGACCTGGTCGCCACCTGCTCGTCGCCGCTTTCGCGCAACCGGACGTTCGGCGAGCGCCTCGGCCGCGGCGAGACCCTCGAACAGGCGCAGGCGGCGGCCGGCGGGCAGGTCGCCGAGGGCGTCATGTCGTGCTCGTCGATCCGGGCGCTCGCGCAGAGCCTCGGGGTCGACATGCCGATCACCGACGCCATGCACCGCGTCTGCCACGAGGGCGTCGACCCGCGGCGGGCGGGCGCGGAGCTGCTCGGGCGGTCCCAGAAGCACGAGTGGTCCTGA